The nucleotide sequence GCTGATGCCGGGGTGATCAAGGGTCTCGTTCAGCGTTCCCGCAACACCGGGTCCAAGGAGACGAAACACCAGGGCCGCCACCGATCCGAGCAGCGAAATGCCGAGAGCGTTGCCAAGTTCGTTGCTGGTTTCGGCGATGGCGCTCGCCGCGCCCGCGCGCTCGGCCGGCACGGCGGACACGGCGACCTCCGCGACCAGGCTGAACGAAATGCCATATCCCAGCCCCGCGATGATGGTCGAGGCAATGAACACCGCAACGCCCTGCTCGGCGGTGGCGAACAGAAGCAGCGCCACCCCCACGCTGATCAGCAGGTAGGTGGCGATCAGGCCCGCGCGTCTGCCGATGCGCTCGACGATACGGGGGGTGAAGATGCACGTCGCGGTGAGAACGGCGGCGCCCGGAAGCGTCAGGAGTGCCGTGGTGAGGACGTCATAGCGCAGGACCAACTGAAGATAGAGGCCCGTCATGTAGCCCGCCGCAGACCACACCACGAGCGAGAGAAGCCCGGCCGAAATCGCCACCGTAAACACCCGGTCGCGGAACAAGGTGAGGTCCATGAGGGGATACTGCAGGATGCCCTGGCGCCGAATGAACCACCCGAGGGCCAAGACGCCCGCGAGGCCGGCAAGGACCTGGTCGGACGAAACCCCGTAGGCCGCGGCGCGCTTCACCGAGTAGGTGAACAGCAGAATGCCGGCAAACGACAGAAACAGGCTCAGGATGTCGATCCGGCCATAGCGGCTCGACCGAACCTCCTTCAGCGTAATGGGCGCGGCGATAATGAAGGCGATGACGACCGGCACGTTGATCAGGAAGACGACGCCCCACCACTGGAACGAGCGCAACAGGAAGCCGCCAACCATCGGGCCGATGGCAAACCCGGTTGCGAAGGTCGCGGCAAAGATGCCGATGGCCTGCGCGCGCTCCCGCGGATCGGGAAACAGCGCCGCGACGATTGCCAGGCCCGAGGGCAGCAGGGTTGCACCGCCGAGCCCCATCAGCGCCCGGAACGCGATGAGGCTTTCCGGATCGGTCGCGAACGCTGCGCCGGTTGATCCGATGCCGAACAGAATGGCGCCAGCGATGATCAGCCTCAGGCGACCGAAACGGTCGCCAATGTTGCCGAAGGTGATCAGCAGCGAGCCGACCACGAAGCCATAGATGTCGAGAATCCACAGGGCTTGATCAGCCGACGGTGTGATCGCGGAGCTGATGCGCGGCATTGCAAGGTACAGAACCGAGCCATCCATCGACACCAGCAGAACAGGGCCGAGGACGGTCAGGAGCCCGAGCCAGGCTTGGCGGCTGATCGTCGCGTCAACGGTGGTGTTCGTCATAGGCGTCCTGCCTTTCTTTCCCAAACGCGCGGAAATGTCCCGACCAGTGCGTCGCGCGGGGCGCTCTTTCACGAACGATGTTGCGCAGATGCGCGCCGAAGATCCGGTCGCCGTCTTGCGAGAGCACCGACTCCGCGTGAAACTGAAAGGACACAAAGAAGCTGGAGCGGAGCGCGAAGACCTCGTTCGTCTCGGCATCCCGGCTGACATCGACCTTGTTGCCGTTTGGCGTCGTCAGTTCGTCGGCCGCGCACAGCGCATTGAACGAATTGTAGAAGCCGAGGAGTTCTCGCTGGCCGAAGAGATCGATCC is from Blastochloris viridis and encodes:
- a CDS encoding MFS transporter — encoded protein: MTNTTVDATISRQAWLGLLTVLGPVLLVSMDGSVLYLAMPRISSAITPSADQALWILDIYGFVVGSLLITFGNIGDRFGRLRLIIAGAILFGIGSTGAAFATDPESLIAFRALMGLGGATLLPSGLAIVAALFPDPRERAQAIGIFAATFATGFAIGPMVGGFLLRSFQWWGVVFLINVPVVIAFIIAAPITLKEVRSSRYGRIDILSLFLSFAGILLFTYSVKRAAAYGVSSDQVLAGLAGVLALGWFIRRQGILQYPLMDLTLFRDRVFTVAISAGLLSLVVWSAAGYMTGLYLQLVLRYDVLTTALLTLPGAAVLTATCIFTPRIVERIGRRAGLIATYLLISVGVALLLFATAEQGVAVFIASTIIAGLGYGISFSLVAEVAVSAVPAERAGAASAIAETSNELGNALGISLLGSVAALVFRLLGPGVAGTLNETLDHPGISSQAIVQANEAFVTAMHAAMGIAAGVMLLVGVLAILWLPRKLPE